The proteins below come from a single Elgaria multicarinata webbii isolate HBS135686 ecotype San Diego chromosome 11, rElgMul1.1.pri, whole genome shotgun sequence genomic window:
- the GMPR2 gene encoding GMP reductase 2 isoform X2, with product MPHIDNDIKLDFKDVLLRPKRSTLKSRSEVDLMRSFVFRNSKQTYGGIPIIAANMDTVGTFEMAKVLCKFSLFTAVHKHYSLDEWKEFAAHNPDCLQNVAASSGTGPSDFELLEQILETVPQVRYICLDVANGYSEHFVQFVKDVRKRFPDHTIMAGNVVTGEMVEELILSGADIIKVGIGPGSVCTTRKKTGVGYPQLSAVMECADAAHGLNGHIISDGGCSCPGDVAKAFGAGADFVMLGGMLSGHTESGGDLIEKGGKKYRLFYGMSSEVSMKKYAGGVAEYRASEGKVVEVPFKGDVEHTVRDILGGIRSTCTYVGAAKLKELSRRTTFIRVTQQANPIFGEASQP from the exons GTGGATCTCATGAGGTCCTTCGTGTTCCGCAACTCCAAGCAGACGTACGGCGGCATCCCCATCATCGCCGCCAACATGGACACCGTCGGCACCTTTGAGATGGCCAAGGTCCTTTGCAAG TTCTCTCTCTTCACTGCCGTCCACAAACACTACAGCCTGGATGAGTGGAAGGAGTTCGCCGCTCACAACCCGGATTGCCTGCAG AACGTGGCCGCCAGTTCAGGCACCGGGCCCTCGGACTTTGAGCTGCTGGAGCAGATCCTGGAGACGGTGCCGCAGGTGCGCTACATCTGCTTGGACGTGGCCAACGGCTACTCGGAACACTTCGTCCAGTTCGTGAAGGACGTGCGCAAGCGCTTCCCCGATCACACCATCATG GCTGGGAACGTCGTCACGGGGGAGATGGTGGAAGAGCTCATCTTGTCTGGAGCCGACATCATCAAAGTGGGGATCGGACCAG GCTCGGTTTGCACCACGCGGAAGAAGACGGGCGTGGGCTATCCCCAGCTCAGCGCCGTCATGGAGTGTGCCGACGCCGCTCACGGCCTCAACGGACACATCATCTCG GACGGAGGCTGCAGCTGCCCGGGGGACGTGGCGAAGGCTTTCG GTGCTGGTGCGGACTTCGTCATGCTTGGGGGGATGCTGTCTGGACACACCGAGTCGGGTGGAGATCTCATCGAGAAGGGGGGCAAGAAGTACAGGCTCTTCTACGGCATGAGCTCCGAGGTGTCGATGAAGAAGTACGCTGGGGGTGTCGCCGAGTACAG GGCGTCCGAGGGGAAGGTCGTGGAAGTGCCGTTCAAGGGCGACGTGGAGCACACCGTCAGGGACATCCTGGGCGGGATCCGCTCCACCTGCACCTACGTGGGGGCCGCCAAGCTGAAGGAGCTGAGCCGCAGGACCACTTTCATCCGCGTCACCCAGCAAGCCAACCCCATCTTCGGAGAAGCCAGCCAGCCTTGA
- the GMPR2 gene encoding GMP reductase 2 isoform X1, producing MPHIDNDIKLDFKDVLLRPKRSTLKSRSEVDLMRSFVFRNSKQTYGGIPIIAANMDTVGTFEMAKVLCKFSLFTAVHKHYSLDEWKEFAAHNPDCLQNVAASSGTGPSDFELLEQILETVPQVRYICLDVANGYSEHFVQFVKDVRKRFPDHTIMAGNVVTGEMVEELILSGADIIKVGIGPGRRLQLPGGRGEGFRCWCGLRHAWGDAVWTHRVGWRSHREGGQEVQALLRHELRGVDEEVRWGCRRVQGVRGEGRGSAVQGRRGAHRQGHPGRDPLHLHLRGGRQAEGAEPQDHFHPRHPASQPHLRRSQPALSPSPKATSAPRPLTSCLTLGFQTSERVRDDGLDVWGLIICPTHTWCRPDTDVATACHPPTGSGELSLLPTNSSHFMAFPAHSSVG from the exons GTGGATCTCATGAGGTCCTTCGTGTTCCGCAACTCCAAGCAGACGTACGGCGGCATCCCCATCATCGCCGCCAACATGGACACCGTCGGCACCTTTGAGATGGCCAAGGTCCTTTGCAAG TTCTCTCTCTTCACTGCCGTCCACAAACACTACAGCCTGGATGAGTGGAAGGAGTTCGCCGCTCACAACCCGGATTGCCTGCAG AACGTGGCCGCCAGTTCAGGCACCGGGCCCTCGGACTTTGAGCTGCTGGAGCAGATCCTGGAGACGGTGCCGCAGGTGCGCTACATCTGCTTGGACGTGGCCAACGGCTACTCGGAACACTTCGTCCAGTTCGTGAAGGACGTGCGCAAGCGCTTCCCCGATCACACCATCATG GCTGGGAACGTCGTCACGGGGGAGATGGTGGAAGAGCTCATCTTGTCTGGAGCCGACATCATCAAAGTGGGGATCGGACCAG GACGGAGGCTGCAGCTGCCCGGGGGACGTGGCGAAGGCTTTCG GTGCTGGTGCGGACTTCGTCATGCTTGGGGGGATGCTGTCTGGACACACCGAGTCGGGTGGAGATCTCATCGAGAAGGGGGGCAAGAAGTACAGGCTCTTCTACGGCATGAGCTCCGAGGTGTCGATGAAGAAGTACGCTGGGGGTGTCGCCGAGTACAG GGCGTCCGAGGGGAAGGTCGTGGAAGTGCCGTTCAAGGGCGACGTGGAGCACACCGTCAGGGACATCCTGGGCGGGATCCGCTCCACCTGCACCTACGTGGGGGCCGCCAAGCTGAAGGAGCTGAGCCGCAGGACCACTTTCATCCGCGTCACCCAGCAAGCCAACCCCATCTTCGGAGAAGCCAGCCAGCCTTGAGCCCTTCCCCGAAGGCGACCTCTGCTCCCCGGCCTCTCACGTCATGTCTAACTTTAGGGTTTCAAACGAGCGAACGAGTCAGAGATGATGGCCTGGACGTTTGGGGGCTGATCATTTGCCCCACCCATACCTGGTGCCGACCAGATACAGACGTCGCCACTGCCTGCCATCCCCCCACCGGGTCAGGTGAACTCTCACTCCTCCCGACAAACTCCTCCCACTTCATGGCATTCCCTGCTCATTCCAGTGTAGGCTGA
- the TINF2 gene encoding TERF1-interacting nuclear factor 2 isoform X1, translating into MAAMVVEEEEEEEEEVAKAQAPDPCVALRLVAAAAWHVVRERQVHNFPRVLVLLEAVAEAAPNLVHFRHLIKLRLGLQAKIIMKMLQEQQPHWKIYDAIDSYFPEREPPPHPKATAQDLKLVQAAQDNFRDLVLGLLSDPTHLKNYVQDHLENDYGEAFLHVVEELFYDYLWQLESTLPEPCFQQLLEAACLQGPSQTPQPDSSILSRYLTAMGHRVAGLPAHPPYSSCSSPPLHMEEQEEGPRTPEPCKMRSSPAGARRARSRPPCAREEDPVRPHAGNQETGEAGDVVLDSSSEGGSSPFKKGQYQCTRYNTLIPTFQEHLRDFRNQCASSSGTSPAT; encoded by the exons ATGGCAGCCATGgttgtggaggaagaggaggaggaggaggaggaagtagcaAAGGCGCAGGCTCCTGACCCTTGCGTGGCTTTGCGGCTGGTGGCCGCAGCGGCCTGGCACGTGGTCCGGGAGCGCCAGGTCCACAATTTCCCCCGCGTGCTGGTGCTGCTAGAAGCGGTTGCGGAAGCAgcacccaacctggtgcacttcagGCACCTCATTAAGCTACGCCTGGGCCTGCAGGCCAAG ATTATAATGAAAATGCTTCAGGAGCAGCAGCCCCACTGGAAAATCTACGACGCCATTGATTCCTACTTTCCAGAGAGGgagcctccgccccaccccaaAGCG ACTGCTCAGGACCTGAAGCTGGTGCAGGCAGCACAGGACAACTTCAGGGACTTGGTGCTGGGTCTGCTGAGCGACCCGACGCACCTGAAGAACTATGTGCAG GACCACCTGGAAAACGACTACGGGGAAGCCTTCCTGCATGTGGTAGAAGAGCTTTTCTACGATTACCTGTGGCAACTGGAGAGCACCCTTCCTGAGCCCTGCTTCCAGCAG tTGCTGGAGGCCGCCTGCCTCCAAGGGCCCAGCCAGACTCCCCAGCCGGACTCCAGCATCCTCTCGCGATACCTCACGGCCATGGGACACCGGGTCGCAG GACTTCCTGCGCATCCCCCTTACTCCAGCTGCTCGAGCCCCCCGTTGCAcatggaggagcaggaggaggggccGAGGACCCCGGAGCCCTGTAAGATGCGGTCCAGCCCAGCCGGGGCCAGAAGGGCGAGGAGTCGCCCGCCCTGTGCGCGGGAAGA GGATCCCGTCAGGCCCCACGCGGGAAACCAGGAAACAG GTGAAGCTGGGGACGTTGTACTGGATTCGAGCAGCGAGGGGGGCAGCTCCCCTTTCAAGAAG GGTCAATACCAGTGCACCCGGTACAACACCCTCATCCCCACATTCCAGGAGCACCTCAGGGACTTCAGGAATCA GTGTGCTAGCTCTTCAGGAACCTCGCCTGCAACGTGa
- the TINF2 gene encoding TERF1-interacting nuclear factor 2 isoform X2, translating to MAAMVVEEEEEEEEEVAKAQAPDPCVALRLVAAAAWHVVRERQVHNFPRVLVLLEAVAEAAPNLVHFRHLIKLRLGLQAKIIMKMLQEQQPHWKIYDAIDSYFPEREPPPHPKATAQDLKLVQAAQDNFRDLVLGLLSDPTHLKNYVQDHLENDYGEAFLHVVEELFYDYLWQLESTLPEPCFQQLLEAACLQGPSQTPQPDSSILSRYLTAMGHRVAGLPAHPPYSSCSSPPLHMEEQEEGPRTPEPCKMRSSPAGARRARSRPPCAREEDPVRPHAGNQETGEAGDVVLDSSSEGGSSPFKKVC from the exons ATGGCAGCCATGgttgtggaggaagaggaggaggaggaggaggaagtagcaAAGGCGCAGGCTCCTGACCCTTGCGTGGCTTTGCGGCTGGTGGCCGCAGCGGCCTGGCACGTGGTCCGGGAGCGCCAGGTCCACAATTTCCCCCGCGTGCTGGTGCTGCTAGAAGCGGTTGCGGAAGCAgcacccaacctggtgcacttcagGCACCTCATTAAGCTACGCCTGGGCCTGCAGGCCAAG ATTATAATGAAAATGCTTCAGGAGCAGCAGCCCCACTGGAAAATCTACGACGCCATTGATTCCTACTTTCCAGAGAGGgagcctccgccccaccccaaAGCG ACTGCTCAGGACCTGAAGCTGGTGCAGGCAGCACAGGACAACTTCAGGGACTTGGTGCTGGGTCTGCTGAGCGACCCGACGCACCTGAAGAACTATGTGCAG GACCACCTGGAAAACGACTACGGGGAAGCCTTCCTGCATGTGGTAGAAGAGCTTTTCTACGATTACCTGTGGCAACTGGAGAGCACCCTTCCTGAGCCCTGCTTCCAGCAG tTGCTGGAGGCCGCCTGCCTCCAAGGGCCCAGCCAGACTCCCCAGCCGGACTCCAGCATCCTCTCGCGATACCTCACGGCCATGGGACACCGGGTCGCAG GACTTCCTGCGCATCCCCCTTACTCCAGCTGCTCGAGCCCCCCGTTGCAcatggaggagcaggaggaggggccGAGGACCCCGGAGCCCTGTAAGATGCGGTCCAGCCCAGCCGGGGCCAGAAGGGCGAGGAGTCGCCCGCCCTGTGCGCGGGAAGA GGATCCCGTCAGGCCCCACGCGGGAAACCAGGAAACAG GTGAAGCTGGGGACGTTGTACTGGATTCGAGCAGCGAGGGGGGCAGCTCCCCTTTCAAGAAG GTGTGCTAG